A section of the Pseudomonas fluorescens genome encodes:
- the pheT gene encoding phenylalanine--tRNA ligase subunit beta yields the protein MKFSEQWLRGWVSPQVNRDELVARLSMAGLEVDSVTPAAGVFSGVVVGEVLSTEQHPDADKLRVCQVSNGAQTFQVVCGAPNVRPGLKIPFAMIGAELPGDFKIKKAKLRGVESNGMLCSQAELQVGEGNDGLMELPADAPVGQDIRVYLDLEDASIEVDLTPNRGDCLSLAGLAREVGALYNAPVTRPVVAAVPAVHDEVRQIEVLAPNACPRYLGRVIRNVDLSRPTPLWMVERLRRADVRSIDAAVDITNYVMLELGQPLHAFDLAEINGGIRVRMAEEGEKLVLLDGQEVTLRSDTLVIADHSRALAIAGVMGGEHSGVSATTRDVFLESAFFDQIAVAGKARSYGLHTDASHRYERGVDWQLAREAMERATGLLLEITGGEAGPIIETVNEQYLPSIAPVTLRAQRVEQMLGLVIEEAEIVRLLTGLGLGISGDGAGQWRVEVPSHRFDISLEVDLIEELARLYGYNRLPVRYPQARLAPQPKAEARAHLPELRRLLVARGYQEAVTYSFIDPKQFELFNPGVEPLLLANPISNDMAAMRSSLWPGLVKALSHNLNRQQDRVRMFESGLRFVGQLDGLKQEPMLAGVVCGSRLPEGWAQGRDPVDFFDVKADVEAVLGFVGALDAFAFVPGSHPALHPGQTARIEREGRLVGFVGAIHPELSKTLGLDRPVFVFELVLAEVAAGKMPKFSELSRFPEVRRDLALVADRDVAASAVLEVIRENAGEWLTDLRLFDVYQGKGIDPHRKSLAVGLTWQHPSRTLNDDEVNTTTQNILTSLEQRLNATLRK from the coding sequence ATGAAATTCAGTGAACAATGGCTGCGTGGCTGGGTCAGCCCGCAGGTAAATCGCGATGAGCTGGTTGCTCGTCTGTCGATGGCCGGTCTTGAGGTCGATAGCGTTACGCCGGCCGCCGGTGTTTTCAGTGGTGTAGTGGTGGGCGAGGTGCTGAGCACCGAGCAGCACCCGGACGCTGACAAGCTGCGCGTGTGCCAGGTCAGCAATGGTGCGCAAACCTTCCAGGTCGTGTGCGGAGCGCCAAACGTGCGCCCGGGCCTGAAGATTCCGTTTGCGATGATCGGTGCCGAGCTGCCCGGCGATTTCAAGATCAAGAAAGCCAAGCTGCGTGGCGTCGAGTCCAACGGCATGCTGTGCTCCCAGGCGGAACTGCAGGTTGGCGAAGGCAATGATGGCTTGATGGAGCTGCCGGCTGATGCACCAGTTGGCCAGGACATCCGGGTTTACCTGGACCTGGAAGACGCCAGCATCGAAGTCGATCTGACCCCGAACCGTGGCGACTGCCTGTCTCTGGCGGGCCTGGCTCGTGAAGTGGGGGCGCTGTACAACGCACCAGTCACTCGTCCAGTGGTTGCTGCGGTGCCTGCGGTACACGATGAAGTACGCCAGATCGAAGTGTTGGCGCCAAATGCGTGCCCGCGCTACCTGGGCCGTGTTATCCGCAATGTCGATTTGTCTCGGCCAACCCCACTGTGGATGGTCGAGCGCCTGCGTCGTGCCGACGTGCGCAGCATTGATGCAGCTGTCGACATCACCAACTACGTGATGCTGGAGTTGGGTCAACCGCTGCACGCCTTCGACCTTGCCGAGATTAACGGTGGGATCCGTGTGCGTATGGCCGAGGAAGGCGAAAAGCTGGTCCTGCTTGATGGTCAGGAAGTCACCCTGCGTAGTGATACGCTGGTGATCGCTGACCACTCCCGTGCCCTGGCCATTGCCGGCGTGATGGGCGGTGAACACAGTGGTGTATCCGCGACGACCCGTGACGTATTCCTTGAAAGCGCGTTCTTCGACCAGATAGCTGTGGCGGGTAAGGCCCGCTCCTACGGCCTGCACACCGATGCCTCGCACCGCTACGAGCGTGGCGTGGACTGGCAACTGGCCCGTGAAGCCATGGAGCGCGCCACCGGCCTGTTGTTGGAAATCACTGGTGGTGAAGCGGGCCCGATCATCGAGACTGTCAATGAGCAGTACTTGCCGTCGATTGCACCGGTGACTCTGCGCGCTCAGCGCGTCGAGCAAATGCTCGGCCTGGTGATCGAAGAGGCGGAAATCGTCCGCCTGTTGACCGGGCTTGGCCTGGGCATCAGCGGTGACGGGGCAGGGCAGTGGCGTGTAGAAGTGCCAAGCCATCGCTTCGATATCAGCCTTGAAGTCGATCTGATCGAAGAGCTGGCCCGCCTGTACGGCTACAACCGCCTGCCGGTTCGCTACCCGCAAGCGCGCCTGGCCCCGCAACCCAAGGCCGAAGCCCGTGCACATCTGCCGGAACTGCGCCGTCTGCTGGTCGCCCGCGGTTATCAGGAAGCGGTGACCTACAGTTTCATCGATCCCAAGCAATTCGAGCTGTTCAACCCTGGTGTCGAGCCGCTGTTGCTGGCCAACCCGATCTCCAACGATATGGCGGCCATGCGTTCGTCCCTGTGGCCAGGTCTGGTGAAAGCACTTTCCCACAACCTGAACCGCCAGCAGGACCGCGTGCGCATGTTCGAAAGTGGCCTGCGTTTCGTCGGTCAACTGGACGGCCTGAAGCAAGAGCCGATGCTGGCTGGTGTGGTCTGCGGTAGTCGCCTGCCGGAAGGTTGGGCACAGGGTCGCGATCCGGTGGACTTCTTCGACGTCAAGGCCGACGTCGAAGCTGTATTGGGCTTTGTTGGCGCGCTGGATGCCTTCGCATTTGTCCCTGGTAGCCATCCGGCATTGCATCCGGGCCAGACTGCACGTATCGAGCGTGAAGGCCGTCTGGTCGGTTTTGTCGGTGCTATCCACCCTGAACTGTCGAAAACCCTCGGTCTTGACCGTCCTGTTTTCGTCTTCGAACTGGTATTGGCTGAAGTTGCTGCGGGCAAGATGCCTAAATTCAGTGAACTGTCGCGTTTCCCGGAAGTGCGCCGTGACCTGGCCCTGGTGGCGGATCGTGACGTAGCGGCCAGCGCTGTGCTGGAAGTAATCCGAGAAAATGCAGGCGAATGGCTGACGGACCTCAGGCTATTTGACGTCTATCAGGGTAAAGGCATTGATCCGCATAGAAAAAGCCTTGCAGTTGGCTTGACCTGGCAGCATCCATCGCGCACTCTTAATGACGATGAGGTGAATACCACGACGCAAAATATCCTCACCTCGCTCGAACAAAGGTTGAACGCCACGTTAAGGAAGTGA
- the pheS gene encoding phenylalanine--tRNA ligase subunit alpha, which translates to MENLDALVAQALEAVQSAEDINALEQIRVHYLGKKGELTQVMKTLGNLPAEERPQVGALINVAKERVTEVLNARKALFEEADLAAKLAAESIDVTLPGRGQTSGGLHPVTRTLERIEQFFTHIGYGIAEGPEVEDDYHNFEALNIPGHHPARSMHDTFYFNANMLLRTHTSPVQVRTMESQQPPIRIVCPGRVYRSDSDITHSPMFHQVEGLLVDRDINFADLKGTIEEFLRVFFEKELAVRFRPSYFPFTEPSAEVDMECVMCSGKGCRVCKQTGWLEVMGCGMVHPNVLRMSGIDPEEFSGFAFGMGVERLAMLRYGVNDLRLFFDNDLRFLAQFR; encoded by the coding sequence ATGGAAAACCTGGACGCGCTGGTCGCTCAAGCTCTTGAGGCTGTGCAAAGCGCTGAAGATATCAATGCCCTGGAGCAAATCCGGGTTCACTACCTTGGCAAGAAAGGTGAATTGACTCAGGTGATGAAGACCCTGGGCAATCTGCCGGCCGAAGAGCGTCCGCAAGTCGGTGCGCTGATCAACGTTGCCAAGGAGCGTGTCACAGAGGTTCTCAATGCGCGCAAGGCGTTGTTCGAGGAGGCCGATCTTGCGGCCAAGCTCGCCGCTGAGTCCATTGACGTGACCCTGCCTGGCCGCGGCCAGACCTCAGGCGGCCTGCATCCGGTTACCCGGACTCTGGAGCGTATCGAGCAGTTCTTCACCCACATTGGCTACGGCATCGCCGAAGGCCCTGAGGTCGAAGACGATTATCACAACTTCGAGGCGCTCAACATCCCAGGTCATCACCCGGCCCGGTCGATGCACGACACCTTCTATTTCAATGCGAACATGTTGTTGCGCACCCATACCTCCCCGGTACAGGTCCGCACCATGGAGTCGCAGCAGCCGCCGATCCGCATTGTCTGCCCAGGCCGTGTGTACCGTAGCGACTCCGATATCACTCACTCGCCGATGTTCCATCAGGTCGAAGGCCTGCTGGTTGATCGCGACATCAATTTTGCCGACCTCAAAGGCACCATCGAAGAGTTCCTGCGGGTATTCTTCGAAAAAGAGCTGGCAGTACGTTTCCGCCCATCGTACTTCCCGTTCACCGAGCCATCCGCAGAAGTCGATATGGAATGCGTGATGTGCAGCGGTAAAGGCTGCCGTGTCTGCAAGCAGACAGGCTGGCTGGAAGTCATGGGTTGCGGCATGGTTCACCCCAACGTGCTGCGTATGTCCGGGATCGACCCGGAAGAGTTCTCGGGCTTTGCCTTCGGCATGGGCGTTGAGCGTCTGGCCATGCTGCGTTACGGCGTGAACGACTTGCGCCTGTTCTTCGACAACGACTTGCGGTTCCTCGCGCAATTTCGCTAG
- the rplT gene encoding 50S ribosomal protein L20 has protein sequence MARVKRGVIARKRHKKILKLAKGYYGARSRVFRVAKQAVIKAGQYAYRDRRQKKRQFRALWIARINAGARVNGLSYSRFIAGLKKASIEIDRKVLAELAVNEKAVFAAIVEKAKATLA, from the coding sequence ATGGCTCGTGTAAAGCGTGGCGTCATTGCCCGTAAGCGTCACAAAAAAATTCTGAAACTCGCTAAAGGCTACTACGGCGCGCGTTCACGCGTATTCCGTGTTGCCAAGCAAGCGGTAATCAAGGCAGGCCAATACGCCTACCGTGACCGTCGTCAGAAAAAACGTCAGTTCCGCGCTCTGTGGATTGCTCGTATCAATGCTGGTGCTCGTGTTAACGGTCTGTCCTACAGCCGTTTCATCGCTGGCCTGAAAAAAGCGTCCATCGAAATCGACCGTAAGGTTCTGGCTGAACTGGCCGTGAACGAAAAAGCGGTGTTTGCTGCGATTGTCGAGAAAGCTAAAGCCACCTTGGCTTAA
- the rpmI gene encoding 50S ribosomal protein L35 → MPKMKTKSGAAKRFLKTANGIKHKHAFKSHILTKMSTKRKRQLRGSSLLHPSDVAKVERMLRLR, encoded by the coding sequence ATGCCAAAGATGAAGACTAAAAGTGGTGCTGCTAAGCGGTTTCTGAAAACTGCTAACGGTATCAAGCACAAGCACGCTTTCAAGAGCCACATCCTGACCAAAATGTCGACCAAGCGTAAGCGTCAACTGCGCGGTAGCAGCTTGCTGCATCCGTCTGACGTGGCAAAAGTCGAGCGCATGCTGCGCCTTCGTTAA
- the infC gene encoding translation initiation factor IF-3, which produces MIIKREMRQDKRAAPKAPINENISAREVRLIGAEGEQLGIVSIEDALLKAEEAKLDLVEISADAVPPVCKLMDYGKSIFEKKKQIAAAKKNQKQIQVKEIKFRPGTEEGDYQVKLRNLVRFLSDGDRAKVSLRFRGREMAHQELGMELLKRVEADLLEYGSVEQHPKMEGRQLIMVIAPKKKK; this is translated from the coding sequence ATTATTATTAAGCGTGAAATGAGACAAGATAAACGAGCTGCACCGAAAGCCCCGATCAACGAGAATATCTCGGCACGCGAGGTTCGGTTAATTGGGGCTGAGGGTGAGCAGCTTGGGATTGTGTCAATTGAAGACGCGCTTCTTAAGGCTGAAGAAGCCAAGCTCGATTTGGTGGAGATTTCCGCCGATGCTGTACCTCCTGTCTGCAAGCTGATGGATTACGGCAAATCGATCTTCGAAAAGAAGAAGCAGATTGCCGCAGCCAAGAAAAACCAGAAGCAGATCCAGGTTAAAGAAATCAAGTTTCGTCCAGGGACGGAGGAAGGGGATTACCAGGTAAAACTGCGCAACCTGGTACGTTTCCTGAGTGATGGGGACAGGGCCAAGGTATCCTTGCGATTCCGCGGCCGTGAGATGGCCCACCAGGAGCTGGGTATGGAACTCCTCAAGCGGGTTGAAGCTGACCTGCTGGAGTACGGTTCCGTCGAACAGCATCCTAAGATGGAAGGACGCCAGCTGATCATGGTCATCGCCCCGAAAAAGAAGAAGTAA
- the thrS gene encoding threonine--tRNA ligase, with protein sequence MPTITLPDGSQRSFDHPVSVAEVAASIGAGLAKATVAGKVDGKLVDASDLITADASLQIITPKDQEGLEIIRHSCAHLIGHAVKQLYPTAKMVIGPVIDEGFYYDIAYERPFTPDDLAAIEQRMHALIEKDYDVIKKVTPRAEVIDVFTARGEDYKLRLVEDMPDEQAMGLYYHEEYVDMCRGPHVPNTRFLKSFKLTKLSGAYWRGDAKNEQLQRIYGTAWADKKQLAAYIQRIEEAEKRDHRKIGKRLNLFHLQEEAPGMVFWHPNGWTLYQVLEQYMRKVQRDNGYLEIKTPQVVDRSLWEKSGHWANYADNMFTTQSENRDYAIKPMNCPCHVQVFNQGLKSYRELPMRLAEFGACHRNEPSGALHGIMRVRGFTQDDAHIFCTEEQMQAESAAFIKLTMDVYRDFGFTEVEMKLSTRPEKRVGSDELWDRAEAALAAALDSAGLAYDLQPGEGAFYGPKIEFSLKDCLGRVWQCGTLQLDFNLPIRLGAEYVSEDNSRKHPVMLHRAILGSFERFVGILIEHYEGAFPAWLAPTQAVIMNITDKQADFAAEVEKTLNESGFRAKSDLRNEKIGFKIREHTLLKVPYLLVIGDREVEMQTVAVRTREGADLGSMPVAQFAEFLAQAVSRRGRPDSE encoded by the coding sequence ATGCCAACTATTACTCTTCCCGACGGCAGTCAACGTTCATTCGATCATCCGGTTTCCGTAGCCGAGGTCGCCGCATCCATTGGTGCTGGCCTGGCCAAGGCCACCGTGGCCGGCAAGGTCGACGGCAAGCTGGTTGACGCCAGCGACCTGATCACCGCCGATGCCAGCCTGCAAATCATCACGCCCAAGGATCAAGAGGGGCTGGAGATCATTCGCCACTCTTGCGCGCATCTGATTGGCCATGCGGTCAAGCAACTGTACCCAACCGCGAAGATGGTGATCGGCCCGGTCATCGACGAAGGCTTTTATTACGACATCGCCTACGAGCGTCCTTTCACTCCGGACGACCTGGCGGCCATCGAGCAGCGCATGCACGCGCTGATCGAGAAAGATTACGACGTCATCAAGAAAGTCACGCCGCGCGCCGAAGTGATCGATGTGTTCACCGCCCGTGGCGAAGATTACAAGCTGCGTCTGGTGGAAGACATGCCGGACGAGCAGGCCATGGGCCTGTACTACCACGAAGAATATGTCGACATGTGCCGTGGCCCGCACGTGCCGAACACACGTTTCCTCAAGTCGTTCAAGCTGACCAAGCTGTCCGGTGCCTACTGGCGCGGCGACGCCAAGAACGAACAACTGCAACGGATCTACGGTACCGCCTGGGCCGACAAGAAGCAGCTCGCGGCCTATATCCAACGCATCGAAGAAGCTGAAAAACGCGACCACCGCAAGATCGGCAAGCGCCTGAACCTGTTCCACCTCCAGGAAGAAGCGCCGGGCATGGTGTTCTGGCACCCGAACGGCTGGACCCTGTACCAGGTGCTTGAGCAGTACATGCGCAAGGTTCAGCGTGACAACGGCTATCTGGAGATCAAGACTCCTCAGGTGGTTGATCGTAGTCTGTGGGAGAAATCCGGGCACTGGGCCAACTATGCCGACAACATGTTCACGACCCAGTCGGAAAACCGCGACTACGCCATCAAGCCGATGAACTGTCCATGCCACGTGCAGGTGTTCAATCAGGGCCTGAAGAGCTACCGCGAGCTGCCGATGCGCCTGGCCGAGTTCGGTGCCTGCCATCGCAACGAGCCATCGGGTGCGCTGCACGGCATCATGCGCGTGCGCGGCTTCACTCAGGACGACGCCCACATCTTCTGCACAGAAGAGCAGATGCAGGCCGAATCCGCCGCGTTCATCAAGCTGACCATGGATGTTTATCGCGATTTCGGCTTTACCGAAGTGGAAATGAAGCTGTCCACTCGTCCGGAAAAACGCGTCGGCTCCGACGAACTGTGGGATCGCGCCGAAGCTGCATTGGCCGCAGCGCTAGACAGTGCGGGCCTTGCGTACGACTTGCAGCCTGGTGAGGGTGCTTTCTACGGTCCGAAAATCGAGTTCTCGCTGAAAGATTGCCTTGGCCGTGTCTGGCAATGTGGTACCTTGCAGCTCGATTTTAACCTGCCGATCCGTCTGGGAGCCGAATACGTCTCCGAAGACAACAGCCGTAAACACCCGGTTATGCTGCACCGGGCGATCCTTGGCTCGTTCGAACGGTTCGTCGGGATCCTGATCGAGCACTACGAGGGCGCGTTCCCTGCGTGGCTGGCTCCGACTCAGGCAGTGATCATGAATATCACTGATAAACAGGCCGATTTTGCCGCTGAAGTTGAAAAAACACTCAACGAAAGCGGATTTCGTGCCAAGTCCGACTTGAGAAATGAAAAGATCGGCTTTAAAATCCGCGAGCATACTTTGCTCAAGGTTCCCTATCTTTTGGTTATTGGAGATCGGGAAGTCGAGATGCAGACTGTCGCTGTGCGTACTCGTGAAGGTGCTGACCTGGGCTCAATGCCCGTCGCCCAGTTCGCTGAGTTCCTCGCGCAAGCGGTTTCCCGGCGTGGTCGCCCAGATTCGGAGTAA
- a CDS encoding cold-shock protein, with the protein MSNRQTGTVKWFNDEKGFGFITPQGGGDDLFVHFKAIESDGFKSLKEGQTVSFVAEKGQKGMQAAQVRAE; encoded by the coding sequence ATGTCTAATCGCCAAACCGGCACCGTTAAATGGTTCAACGATGAAAAAGGCTTCGGCTTCATCACTCCTCAAGGTGGCGGTGACGACCTGTTCGTACACTTCAAAGCTATCGAAAGCGACGGTTTCAAAAGCCTGAAAGAAGGCCAAACCGTTTCCTTCGTGGCTGAGAAAGGCCAAAAGGGTATGCAAGCTGCACAGGTTCGCGCAGAGTAA
- a CDS encoding I78 family peptidase inhibitor: protein MPWKLASFGTLLAAAVLAGCSTSGTSEPAKDTAVAEPVHTRCESKAAEFAIGQKASPQLLEQARTRAGAQNARILKPNDMVTLEYRSDRLNLNTDDNLVITRVNCG from the coding sequence ATGCCTTGGAAGCTCGCGTCATTCGGTACCTTATTGGCGGCAGCCGTGTTGGCGGGTTGCAGCACTTCCGGTACCTCTGAGCCGGCCAAAGACACGGCTGTAGCCGAGCCTGTTCATACCCGTTGTGAATCGAAGGCTGCGGAATTTGCCATTGGCCAGAAAGCCTCGCCGCAATTGCTGGAGCAGGCCCGTACCCGCGCTGGTGCGCAGAATGCACGTATTCTCAAGCCCAACGATATGGTGACCCTTGAGTACCGCTCCGATCGCCTGAACCTCAATACCGATGACAACCTAGTGATTACCCGCGTCAACTGCGGCTGA
- a CDS encoding nucleoside hydrolase: MQHRTPTLRHLFRSVLLLSVLTAASAQAAEKIDLIIDTDPGADDVVALLFAMASSQELNIRALTTVAGNVRLDKTSRNARLAREWAGREEIPVYAGAPQPLLRTPIYAENIHGKEGISGVTVNEPKKGLAEGNAVDYLIKTLSTAKPHSITIAMLGPQTNLALALTQAPEITQGIKEVVVMGGAHFNGGNITPVAEFNLFADPVAAEIVLKSGVKLTYLPLDVTHKILTSEARLKKIADLNNNAGKVVGDILNEYVKGDMEHYGMSGGPVHDATVIGYLLKPELFSGRQANMVVDSREGPTFGQTIVDWYDGLKHDKNVFWVENGDAQGFFDLLTERLARLK, from the coding sequence ATGCAACATAGAACCCCAACCCTGCGACATCTGTTTCGGAGTGTGCTGCTTTTGTCCGTGCTAACTGCTGCAAGCGCCCAGGCGGCGGAAAAAATCGACCTGATCATTGATACCGATCCGGGTGCTGACGACGTGGTGGCGCTGCTGTTTGCGATGGCGTCGTCGCAGGAGTTGAACATTCGTGCGTTGACCACGGTGGCCGGCAACGTGCGGCTGGACAAGACTTCACGCAATGCGCGATTGGCCCGTGAGTGGGCAGGGCGTGAAGAGATTCCGGTGTATGCCGGCGCGCCGCAGCCGCTGCTGCGCACGCCGATCTATGCCGAGAATATCCATGGCAAGGAAGGCATTTCCGGGGTCACCGTAAACGAGCCGAAAAAAGGCTTGGCCGAAGGCAATGCAGTCGATTACCTGATCAAGACCTTGAGCACTGCCAAGCCCCATAGCATCACCATTGCTATGCTCGGCCCTCAGACCAACCTGGCACTGGCGCTGACCCAGGCGCCGGAAATCACTCAGGGCATCAAGGAAGTGGTGGTCATGGGGGGCGCGCACTTCAATGGCGGCAACATTACGCCGGTGGCTGAGTTCAATCTGTTTGCCGATCCGGTGGCTGCTGAAATAGTGCTTAAAAGTGGCGTCAAGCTGACCTACCTGCCGCTGGATGTGACTCACAAGATACTCACCAGCGAAGCGCGGCTGAAGAAGATCGCCGACCTGAACAATAATGCCGGCAAGGTGGTAGGCGATATTCTCAACGAATACGTCAAGGGCGATATGGAGCACTACGGTATGTCGGGCGGTCCGGTGCACGACGCTACCGTGATCGGCTACCTCCTCAAGCCCGAGCTGTTTAGCGGGCGTCAGGCCAATATGGTGGTCGATAGCCGCGAAGGCCCAACGTTCGGCCAGACCATCGTCGATTGGTACGATGGCCTCAAGCACGACAAGAATGTGTTCTGGGTGGAAAACGGCGATGCCCAGGGCTTTTTCGACCTGCTCACAGAGCGCCTGGCGCGCTTGAAGTAA
- the rbsD gene encoding D-ribose pyranase, whose amino-acid sequence MKKTPLLNIALSRLIASLGHGDILVIGDAGLPVPPGVELIDLALTQGIPDFISTLRIVLTEMQVESHVLAEEILLKQPPALADLNALDQGDLGQRRLLSHEAFKQLSRKARAVVRTGECQPYCNIALVSGVTF is encoded by the coding sequence ATGAAAAAGACTCCATTGCTCAATATTGCTCTGTCGCGGCTGATTGCCTCTCTTGGCCATGGCGACATCCTGGTGATCGGTGATGCTGGCCTGCCAGTGCCGCCGGGTGTGGAGTTGATCGATCTGGCGCTGACCCAGGGCATTCCGGATTTCATCAGTACCCTGCGCATTGTGCTTACGGAGATGCAGGTCGAAAGCCACGTATTGGCAGAGGAAATCCTGCTCAAACAGCCGCCGGCACTGGCTGATCTCAACGCGTTGGACCAGGGCGACCTGGGCCAGCGCCGCTTGCTCAGTCATGAGGCGTTCAAACAGCTCAGCCGCAAAGCGCGCGCGGTGGTGCGTACTGGCGAGTGCCAGCCCTACTGTAATATCGCGCTGGTGTCTGGCGTGACTTTCTAG
- the rbsK gene encoding ribokinase has protein sequence MPAKVVVVGSLNMDLVTRASRLPRGGETLVGQSFITVPGGKGANQAVAAARLGAAVAMIGCVGSDAYGAQLRDALLVEGIDCQAVSEVEGSSGVALIVVDDSSQNAIVIVAGSNGRLTPASLLAFDAVLQAAEVIVCQLEVPMDTVGYALKRGRELGKTVILNPAPASGPLPADWYAAIDYLIPNESEASALSGVAVDSPDAAKLAATHLIKAGASKVIVTLGAHGALFADDQGFEHLLAPNVRAVDTTAAGDTFVGGFAAALANGQSEAEAIRFGQIAAALSVTRAGAQPSIPTLLDVQGFVRP, from the coding sequence ATGCCAGCAAAAGTAGTGGTAGTAGGCAGCTTGAACATGGATTTGGTGACCCGCGCCAGCCGGCTGCCTCGCGGCGGTGAAACCCTGGTCGGCCAGTCGTTTATTACTGTGCCGGGCGGCAAGGGCGCCAATCAGGCGGTCGCTGCGGCGCGTCTGGGGGCTGCCGTTGCAATGATCGGTTGTGTGGGCAGCGATGCTTACGGCGCTCAACTGCGCGATGCGTTGTTGGTGGAGGGGATCGACTGCCAGGCGGTCAGTGAGGTGGAGGGTTCCAGTGGCGTCGCGCTGATTGTGGTCGATGACAGCAGTCAGAATGCAATCGTGATTGTGGCCGGCAGCAACGGCCGGCTGACGCCCGCGTCGCTGCTGGCGTTCGATGCGGTGCTACAGGCGGCCGAGGTGATTGTCTGCCAGCTCGAAGTGCCGATGGACACCGTGGGGTATGCCCTCAAGCGCGGTCGTGAATTGGGCAAGACGGTGATCCTCAATCCAGCGCCCGCCAGCGGCCCGCTGCCAGCAGACTGGTATGCCGCGATTGATTACTTGATCCCCAACGAAAGTGAAGCGTCGGCCTTGAGCGGTGTCGCGGTTGACTCCCCGGATGCAGCCAAGCTCGCAGCGACGCACCTGATAAAGGCCGGGGCGAGCAAGGTGATTGTCACGCTTGGCGCGCACGGTGCGCTGTTCGCCGATGATCAGGGTTTCGAGCATTTGCTGGCGCCCAACGTCCGGGCCGTGGATACCACGGCGGCGGGCGACACCTTTGTCGGTGGCTTTGCCGCGGCGCTGGCCAACGGCCAGAGCGAGGCCGAGGCCATCCGGTTCGGCCAGATTGCGGCGGCCCTGTCGGTCACCCGTGCCGGGGCGCAACCCTCTATCCCTACGTTGCTTGACGTTCAAGGCTTTGTTCGCCCATGA